Proteins from a genomic interval of Micromonospora sp. NBC_00389:
- a CDS encoding metal-dependent hydrolase → MMGPSHALSGAAVWLAGSWALDQFADYQQSPLALAVGTAVCAGGALFPDLDLSGKVTRNQGGATVARTFGVFSLFVAEVMEKISLGVYYATKLSKDPRRNNGHRTLTHTIPFTLLVGWGTTALCTAYGKWAVITILFFMFGLALRGLFDGWAERAGWVIVTLASAGAAWFTFVNLPGGRGYPLIGVAVGVGCFVHILGDMITRAGVPILWPIPIRRRMWTMIGLPNSIALRTGSKTEVVVLRAVLTVVALLSTAGLIAPSVLQRFNIEI, encoded by the coding sequence ATGATGGGACCGTCGCACGCGCTGTCTGGCGCGGCGGTATGGCTGGCCGGGTCCTGGGCACTGGACCAGTTCGCTGACTACCAGCAGTCGCCGCTCGCGTTGGCGGTGGGCACCGCCGTGTGCGCCGGCGGCGCGCTCTTTCCCGACCTCGACCTGTCGGGCAAGGTGACCCGTAACCAGGGCGGCGCCACCGTGGCCCGCACCTTCGGGGTCTTCTCGCTCTTCGTCGCCGAGGTGATGGAGAAGATCTCGCTCGGGGTCTACTATGCGACGAAGCTCAGCAAGGATCCCCGGCGCAACAACGGGCACCGGACGCTGACGCACACCATCCCGTTCACCCTGCTGGTCGGCTGGGGCACCACCGCGCTCTGCACCGCGTACGGCAAGTGGGCGGTGATCACCATCCTGTTCTTCATGTTCGGCCTGGCTCTGCGTGGGCTGTTCGACGGTTGGGCTGAGCGGGCCGGCTGGGTGATCGTGACCCTCGCCTCGGCCGGGGCGGCCTGGTTCACCTTCGTCAACCTCCCGGGCGGGCGCGGCTATCCGCTGATCGGCGTGGCCGTGGGGGTGGGCTGCTTCGTGCACATCCTCGGCGACATGATCACCCGGGCTGGGGTGCCGATCCTCTGGCCGATCCCGATCAGACGGCGGATGTGGACGATGATCGGCCTGCCGAACAGCATCGCGCTGCGTACCGGCAGCAAGACCGAGGTGGTCGTGCTGCGCGCCGTCCTGACCGTGGTCGCGTTGCTCTCCACCGCGGGTCTGATCGCTCCTTCGGTGCTGCAACGGTTCAACATCGAGATATGA